One genomic segment of Rubripirellula tenax includes these proteins:
- a CDS encoding DUF1559 family PulG-like putative transporter, with translation MPHQGCLSRFFRHCPGFTLVELLVVIAIIGLLFGLLLPAVQASREAARRVQCANNLKQIGLALHNYEATYSKFPAGFISQVTGPWPGGGNDPVPEIGPGWNVFAMMLAQMEQAPLLEQINFSLPITDPANAGARSTDVPGYRCPSDTWSGPITVWPHSIGITDVAANSYVGCLGGADPSGMGPTGNYLARYEEQPFNGMFHRNKAIRHADILDGTSNTIGIGERASIFSPNGWAGVIPGGQSVFSADIAGQRGQIVGQTVRPAITMVTVHVRSGGPNAPTGSPGGFWGPHASGAHFQLMDGSVRVISSNVDIEVFRALAGRNDRVPIGEL, from the coding sequence ATTCCCCATCAAGGGTGCCTCAGCCGTTTTTTTCGCCACTGCCCCGGATTTACTCTCGTTGAACTGTTGGTGGTCATCGCGATCATCGGCCTGTTATTCGGGTTATTGTTGCCCGCCGTTCAGGCTTCGCGGGAGGCGGCACGGCGGGTTCAATGCGCCAACAATCTCAAGCAAATCGGCTTGGCGCTTCACAATTATGAAGCGACTTATTCCAAGTTCCCGGCGGGATTCATTTCTCAAGTGACGGGGCCCTGGCCTGGGGGCGGAAACGATCCGGTTCCCGAGATCGGACCCGGTTGGAACGTTTTCGCCATGATGTTGGCGCAAATGGAACAGGCGCCGCTTCTCGAGCAGATCAATTTCAGTTTGCCGATCACGGATCCTGCGAACGCTGGCGCACGCAGCACGGACGTCCCGGGCTATAGGTGTCCCAGCGACACGTGGAGCGGGCCGATAACCGTTTGGCCCCATTCCATCGGGATCACCGACGTGGCGGCGAACAGCTACGTCGGCTGTCTCGGCGGCGCCGATCCATCGGGCATGGGACCGACCGGCAATTACTTGGCACGATACGAAGAGCAGCCGTTCAACGGGATGTTCCATCGCAATAAAGCGATTCGTCACGCTGACATCCTTGATGGGACTTCCAACACCATCGGAATCGGCGAGCGCGCGTCGATATTTTCGCCGAACGGATGGGCGGGCGTGATTCCCGGTGGCCAGTCCGTTTTCTCGGCGGATATCGCAGGCCAGCGAGGTCAAATCGTCGGCCAAACCGTTCGCCCCGCGATCACCATGGTGACGGTTCACGTCCGCTCGGGAGGCCCCAACGCACCCACCGGCAGCCCCGGCGGATTTTGGGGGCCGCATGCCTCAGGAGCTCACTTTCAGCTGATGGACGGATCGGTTCGCGTAATCTCGAGCAACGTGGACATCGAGGTCTTCCGCGCCTTGGCCGGACGGAATGACCGCGTGCCGATCGGTGAACTGTAG
- a CDS encoding 3-keto-disaccharide hydrolase codes for MKSKDFLIVMMVVTVTIVGCSKKSETEPVAKTADVEAASVPKAPIAPQTYEASAEELLAARLPESEASEGWIRLFDGHTLYGWEITGAANWRVEDGSIVVDDGAKCLLCTAVPWKDFELTLEFDADATTNSGVFLRTPLEPEDPKLDCYEVNIAPNDNPFPTAGIVGRQKADGDTNDAVKGDWRTMTMVMDGNDLKVSIDGKLVNEYTDSIGLGIGRIGLQHNSGRVAFRNIRLKPLGMSSLIDEELSKWTKYPKMPGEFTVNGDGELLVKGGRTQLESKDTCADFVLLAEYRLAAVEMNSGIFFRCIPGAEMMGYECQLSNEIKDGNPLAPADTGTGGIFKRQDARVVAGEADQWTSLLLVAHGEKIAAWVAGIQVSNWFDDRKPDENPRKGLRVEPGTLMIQGHDPTTDAKFKQILIVEIGS; via the coding sequence ATGAAGAGCAAGGATTTTCTGATCGTCATGATGGTCGTTACCGTGACGATTGTCGGTTGTTCGAAAAAGTCGGAAACCGAGCCAGTAGCGAAGACAGCAGACGTCGAAGCGGCGAGCGTGCCAAAGGCTCCGATCGCGCCACAGACCTACGAAGCCAGCGCCGAAGAATTGTTGGCGGCGCGGCTGCCGGAATCGGAAGCGTCCGAAGGGTGGATCCGTTTGTTCGACGGCCACACGCTCTACGGTTGGGAAATCACGGGTGCGGCGAACTGGCGAGTCGAGGACGGCAGCATTGTGGTGGACGACGGCGCGAAATGCCTGCTCTGCACAGCGGTGCCATGGAAAGACTTTGAGCTGACTTTGGAATTCGATGCCGATGCAACGACCAACAGCGGCGTGTTTTTGCGCACGCCACTTGAACCCGAAGACCCGAAATTGGATTGTTACGAAGTCAATATCGCGCCGAACGACAATCCCTTTCCCACCGCCGGAATCGTAGGCCGCCAGAAAGCCGACGGCGATACCAACGACGCGGTCAAGGGCGATTGGCGGACGATGACGATGGTGATGGACGGCAATGATTTGAAGGTCAGCATCGACGGGAAATTGGTGAACGAATACACCGATTCGATCGGGCTTGGTATCGGACGAATCGGACTGCAACACAATTCGGGTCGCGTCGCATTTCGCAATATTCGATTGAAACCGTTGGGGATGAGTTCGCTGATCGATGAAGAACTTTCCAAGTGGACCAAGTACCCCAAGATGCCCGGGGAATTCACTGTGAACGGCGACGGTGAACTGCTTGTCAAAGGCGGGCGGACGCAATTGGAATCCAAAGATACTTGCGCCGACTTTGTATTGTTGGCCGAGTATCGGTTGGCGGCTGTCGAAATGAATTCCGGTATCTTTTTTCGCTGCATCCCGGGCGCCGAAATGATGGGTTATGAATGCCAATTGTCCAACGAAATCAAAGACGGCAATCCGTTGGCACCGGCCGATACGGGGACCGGCGGAATCTTTAAACGACAAGATGCTCGCGTCGTCGCTGGCGAAGCCGATCAATGGACATCGCTGCTGTTGGTGGCGCATGGAGAAAAGATTGCGGCATGGGTTGCCGGGATTCAAGTCAGCAATTGGTTTGATGACCGCAAGCCTGACGAGAACCCACGAAAAGGTTTGCGAGTCGAGCCCGGCACGCTGATGATCCAGGGGCACGACCCAACCACCGACGCCAAATTCAAACAGATCTTGATCGTTGAAATTGGCTCGTAG
- a CDS encoding sulfotransferase family protein: MTRPQASQSTKTAASKPPRSGGDFHRYPFYSPRFWHGMRPGTWWNLLRSRHFRIHPSRYGILIGVTLATPVNTILAGLQWLLFRNQLAQAELHGPPVFIVGHWRSGTTLLHELMVRDERLSSPSTYQCFAPQHFLVSQWFFRRFAGWLLPGKRPMDNMEAGWDRPQEDEFAILTLGVPSPYRRIAFPNEAPTDLDYLDFDGVSDADVKSWMTALHRFLVCVSESTGRPLIIKSPTHTGRIAALAREFPDAKFIHITRDPRELFPSTVRLWQGLDEVQALQKPHGENDEAYVIECFERMYKSFHRDRDQLPAGRLIDVRYEDLVADPVATLATIYGTLHLSDFGAVQSVIESWVEAEHRDYQPNKHNLAPETESMIRDAWGEYFDRYNY; encoded by the coding sequence ATGACTCGTCCGCAGGCCTCGCAAAGCACAAAAACCGCAGCTTCGAAGCCGCCCCGCAGCGGAGGCGATTTCCATCGATATCCGTTCTATTCGCCGCGTTTTTGGCACGGAATGCGTCCCGGAACGTGGTGGAATCTGCTCCGAAGCCGCCATTTTCGCATTCATCCGTCGCGCTACGGAATTCTGATCGGCGTCACTTTGGCGACGCCGGTGAACACGATTTTGGCGGGGCTGCAGTGGCTCTTGTTCCGAAATCAGCTGGCCCAGGCCGAATTGCACGGTCCGCCCGTGTTCATTGTCGGACATTGGCGCAGCGGCACGACGCTGCTGCACGAGTTGATGGTGCGCGACGAACGACTCAGCAGCCCCTCTACCTACCAGTGTTTTGCCCCCCAGCACTTTCTGGTGTCCCAGTGGTTCTTCCGCCGATTCGCGGGCTGGCTGCTGCCGGGTAAACGGCCGATGGACAACATGGAGGCGGGCTGGGATCGACCCCAGGAAGACGAGTTTGCGATCCTGACGCTTGGCGTGCCGTCGCCCTATCGCCGAATCGCATTTCCGAACGAAGCACCCACCGATCTGGACTATCTGGATTTCGATGGCGTCTCAGATGCCGACGTGAAGTCTTGGATGACGGCACTTCATCGGTTTCTGGTTTGTGTCAGCGAATCGACGGGGCGTCCGTTGATCATCAAGAGCCCCACCCACACTGGGCGCATCGCTGCGTTGGCACGTGAGTTCCCGGACGCCAAGTTCATTCACATCACACGCGACCCGCGCGAGTTGTTCCCATCGACGGTGCGATTGTGGCAGGGGCTCGATGAAGTCCAAGCCCTGCAAAAACCTCATGGTGAAAACGACGAAGCCTACGTTATCGAGTGCTTCGAGCGGATGTACAAATCGTTTCACCGTGATCGAGATCAATTGCCCGCCGGTCGTTTGATCGATGTTCGCTACGAAGATCTAGTCGCGGATCCCGTGGCGACACTCGCAACCATTTACGGGACCTTGCACCTGAGCGACTTTGGCGCCGTTCAATCGGTGATCGAATCTTGGGTTGAAGCCGAACATCGCGACTATCAACCCAACAAACACAACTTGGCGCCCGAGACCGAATCCATGATTCGCGATGCCTGGGGCGAGTACTTCGATCGATACAACTACTAG
- a CDS encoding MazG nucleotide pyrophosphohydrolase domain-containing protein, which translates to MTSPSQPTEELSIADLQRHIHQMYFEKDVARGVDGTFMWLMEEVGELASALRGNDKQNLAEEFADVIAWLATIANVAGVDLNAALVAKYGHGCPGCKRLVCECPNSEKP; encoded by the coding sequence ATGACTTCGCCATCCCAGCCGACCGAAGAACTGTCGATCGCCGACTTACAGCGGCACATTCATCAAATGTACTTTGAAAAAGACGTTGCTCGCGGAGTCGACGGCACGTTCATGTGGTTGATGGAAGAAGTCGGCGAATTGGCGTCGGCCCTGCGAGGCAACGACAAACAGAATCTAGCGGAAGAGTTTGCCGACGTGATCGCATGGCTGGCCACGATCGCGAACGTCGCCGGTGTCGATCTGAACGCGGCGTTGGTGGCCAAGTATGGACACGGGTGCCCCGGATGCAAGCGATTGGTTTGCGAGTGCCCCAACTCCGAAAAGCCGTGA
- a CDS encoding ABC transporter ATP-binding protein: MIKTADLTKKYGDAFAIKSIDLDLQAGDLFGFIGPNGAGKTTTMRIIATLLEPSWGEAYVCGHSVHTAPKEIRRLVGYMPDFFGVYDDMTVVEYLEFFAASYRITGEARRKRVDEMLDVVDLDFKRDAYANTLSRGQTQRLGLARTLLHDPQVLLLDEPLSGLDPRARIEMRNLLRKLGEMGKTIIVSSHILPELADVCNKVGIIDKGELKQNATKAEVIRMVRQHTVLVIQPADREKMTAISDLLTGHPKVQGCEMGDGVMRVVLGSDVEDYSDLPKLLIQNDIDLRRFSEEELDLESAFMALTKGTSNRM; encoded by the coding sequence GTGATCAAGACCGCCGACCTGACGAAAAAATATGGCGATGCGTTCGCCATCAAGAGTATCGACCTGGATCTTCAGGCCGGTGACCTGTTCGGTTTCATCGGGCCTAACGGCGCGGGGAAAACGACGACGATGCGAATCATCGCGACGCTACTGGAACCCAGTTGGGGCGAAGCGTATGTGTGTGGTCATAGCGTTCACACCGCTCCCAAAGAGATTCGTCGCTTGGTCGGTTACATGCCCGACTTCTTTGGCGTGTACGACGACATGACGGTGGTCGAGTATCTGGAGTTCTTCGCCGCCAGCTATCGCATCACAGGCGAAGCACGCCGAAAACGCGTTGACGAAATGCTGGACGTCGTCGACTTGGATTTCAAACGGGACGCCTACGCCAACACACTGTCGCGAGGCCAAACGCAGCGACTGGGGCTGGCGCGGACATTGTTGCACGACCCTCAAGTGTTGTTGCTGGACGAACCGCTTTCGGGATTGGACCCGCGGGCCCGGATCGAGATGCGGAACCTGCTTCGCAAACTCGGCGAGATGGGAAAGACGATCATCGTCAGCAGTCACATTTTGCCGGAACTTGCAGACGTCTGTAACAAGGTCGGCATCATCGACAAAGGCGAACTGAAACAGAATGCGACCAAGGCCGAAGTCATTCGCATGGTCCGCCAGCACACGGTGTTGGTGATCCAACCGGCCGACCGCGAAAAGATGACCGCGATTTCGGATTTGCTGACCGGACACCCGAAGGTCCAGGGCTGCGAGATGGGCGACGGAGTGATGCGAGTCGTTCTTGGCAGCGACGTGGAAGACTACAGCGATCTGCCGAAACTGTTGATTCAAAACGACATCGATCTGCGGCGTTTTAGCGAAGAAGAACTTGACCTCGAATCCGCCTTCATGGCGTTGACCAAAGGTACCAGCAACCGCATGTAG
- a CDS encoding PEP-CTERM sorting domain-containing protein, whose protein sequence is MTLPFAFFRPLLFPLLISIVAQTGATGAEVLNLGTGGNASSWTSTGAGAVNAPTFQVNLNSANDISLISNGQATGTFTTGGSLAAFDGFYSAENTFAIPAGATDVRLDFDDLFGNDRVVLQLNGVDIGNSTFFGTTGTGLMQFQYNTPDISYTFDETVAGSVTSGFNIGGLNSLRLVVNNHGFVGIDVPTQTFSFPGDAVNARVAATVTFSAVPEPSSIMALAMGAVGLGFCRRRSVRKLKLGTHLF, encoded by the coding sequence ATGACACTTCCATTTGCTTTTTTTCGACCGTTGCTGTTCCCACTATTGATTTCGATCGTTGCCCAAACAGGAGCAACCGGCGCTGAAGTTTTGAATCTTGGGACGGGCGGCAATGCTTCAAGCTGGACGTCGACGGGCGCAGGAGCGGTCAACGCTCCCACCTTTCAAGTCAACTTGAACAGCGCCAATGACATCAGCCTGATTTCCAATGGTCAGGCGACGGGCACCTTCACAACTGGTGGTTCATTGGCCGCGTTTGACGGTTTCTATTCGGCCGAGAACACGTTCGCCATTCCAGCCGGTGCGACGGATGTGCGATTGGATTTCGACGACCTGTTCGGCAACGATCGTGTGGTCCTTCAGCTCAATGGTGTCGATATTGGCAATTCGACATTCTTTGGCACAACCGGAACTGGGCTGATGCAGTTTCAGTACAACACTCCAGACATCAGCTATACGTTCGACGAAACCGTGGCGGGATCGGTGACCAGCGGCTTCAACATTGGTGGCCTCAACAGCTTGCGATTGGTCGTCAACAATCATGGATTTGTTGGGATCGATGTACCGACGCAGACGTTTTCGTTTCCAGGCGATGCCGTCAATGCGAGAGTGGCGGCAACTGTCACGTTCAGCGCCGTGCCTGAGCCATCATCCATCATGGCGTTGGCAATGGGTGCAGTTGGACTCGGATTTTGCCGTCGAAGATCAGTACGGAAATTGAAACTGGGAACCCACCTTTTTTGA
- a CDS encoding suppressor of fused domain protein, whose product MPRHWFLKTKNGPSEPITSKTLIRLVTAGKIKPGSGVSADGENWFKAESISGLPFPKAPPKRYWVRTRGGDAGPFTLPKLAKLAAAGRIKPAVMVSSDGKRWKQAQQISGLTFPASPVAVAPKVKKQAPPERPKTADPTADQSEAVIASPVLEDIVSPALPAELPSPEPIAIAEPAEAHVPVSLPDPAPTAVEPDAATDTPVPDTVVASTPPADLPSPEPTAIAEPNVIPDPSAMLAEDPRPLSVTPRPVTPRPRITAAGFLREAEFVRRFGARGHVDRSDNSSVAVHVHPASAVRPATTIVTSGLSDRAMPSTGGSTSSRCELVLYADRPAPSYIELLHCIAETTIQAGSSIGYGSTYEHGSPLFGCGELNGCLFMIPNIPSDFAIRNAVSIEQNPLHMLWVVPTTSLERALIARQGVAVFCQWMDRFGHGLLIDPDRPCMVERARATIH is encoded by the coding sequence GTGCCCCGACATTGGTTTCTCAAGACGAAGAATGGCCCGTCCGAACCGATCACGTCCAAGACGTTGATCCGCTTGGTGACGGCCGGCAAGATCAAACCGGGCAGCGGCGTCAGTGCCGACGGCGAAAATTGGTTCAAAGCCGAGAGTATCAGCGGGCTGCCGTTCCCAAAGGCGCCGCCCAAACGGTACTGGGTCCGGACTCGCGGTGGTGATGCGGGCCCGTTCACGTTGCCGAAACTAGCCAAGCTGGCGGCCGCAGGTCGGATCAAACCCGCCGTCATGGTCAGCAGCGATGGCAAACGGTGGAAACAGGCTCAACAGATCAGCGGGCTGACGTTCCCTGCGTCTCCGGTCGCTGTTGCACCCAAGGTGAAGAAACAAGCACCACCGGAACGGCCGAAGACTGCGGATCCGACTGCCGACCAGTCAGAGGCTGTCATCGCGAGTCCCGTACTTGAAGATATCGTTTCCCCGGCATTGCCTGCGGAACTGCCATCACCAGAGCCGATTGCAATCGCGGAACCGGCTGAAGCCCATGTTCCGGTCTCATTGCCGGATCCAGCTCCGACTGCCGTCGAGCCCGATGCTGCGACGGACACTCCGGTGCCAGACACTGTCGTCGCTTCAACGCCGCCAGCCGACCTTCCATCACCAGAGCCAACTGCGATCGCAGAACCAAACGTGATTCCTGATCCGTCTGCGATGCTGGCGGAGGATCCACGTCCACTTTCGGTAACTCCGCGTCCGGTAACTCCGCGTCCTCGGATCACAGCGGCAGGTTTTCTTCGTGAAGCCGAGTTTGTTCGTCGCTTCGGTGCTCGCGGGCATGTCGATCGCTCGGACAACTCGTCGGTTGCCGTTCATGTCCACCCGGCCAGTGCCGTGCGTCCTGCCACAACGATCGTGACCAGTGGACTGAGTGATCGTGCAATGCCTTCGACAGGCGGATCCACGTCGTCGCGATGCGAGCTGGTCCTCTACGCCGACCGACCGGCACCCTCGTACATTGAACTACTCCACTGCATCGCCGAAACAACGATTCAAGCCGGATCGTCGATCGGCTACGGTTCGACCTACGAGCACGGGTCGCCTTTGTTCGGCTGCGGCGAATTGAATGGATGCCTATTCATGATTCCAAATATTCCGTCGGACTTCGCGATCCGCAACGCAGTATCGATCGAACAGAACCCACTGCATATGTTGTGGGTGGTTCCCACGACATCGTTGGAACGTGCTTTGATCGCCCGCCAAGGCGTTGCCGTTTTCTGTCAATGGATGGATCGGTTCGGACACGGTTTGCTGATTGATCCGGATCGACCGTGCATGGTCGAGCGAGCCCGCGCGACGATTCACTAG
- the holA gene encoding DNA polymerase III subunit delta: MTLIHAFEMLPAPPANVPDVVAVFGADASLRTWSMQALSVDGDVTQFDGESTKWSDLRDDLATASLFDMGGGKRTIMVRGADKFVSDHRPELEKYLAKPGSASRLILDLESLASNTRIYKAILNDHMLVACGSATDAKSGVTAATRRKFLTGYVAARHKTKLDKTAADALHEMLGDEIGMLDTEIAKLALYIEPGGKIEEALVRDIVAGWQGKTVWQITDAIATGNAAEAIRQLDKLLSGGQRAIALLPQIAWSLRRLGMATAIVEQRERSGRKIQLEDALSSAGCRRPSEIQQAKQQLIGIGRGRARQLLPWLLDADLRLKGTHSTEGRDRFLLEQLVMKLAKSAV; the protein is encoded by the coding sequence ATGACACTGATTCACGCCTTCGAAATGCTGCCTGCTCCGCCCGCCAACGTCCCCGATGTGGTCGCCGTTTTCGGTGCCGACGCGTCGCTGCGGACTTGGTCGATGCAGGCCCTTTCGGTGGACGGTGACGTGACCCAGTTTGATGGCGAGTCGACGAAGTGGTCGGACCTTCGTGACGATTTGGCCACCGCTTCGCTTTTCGACATGGGCGGCGGCAAACGCACGATCATGGTTCGCGGTGCCGACAAGTTTGTCAGTGACCACCGACCGGAGCTTGAAAAGTATTTAGCCAAACCGGGGTCGGCTTCACGATTGATCCTGGATCTCGAATCCTTGGCATCGAATACGCGGATCTACAAGGCGATCTTGAACGATCACATGCTGGTCGCCTGTGGCAGTGCGACGGATGCCAAATCGGGCGTGACCGCAGCGACGCGGCGAAAGTTCTTGACCGGTTACGTTGCCGCGAGACACAAAACGAAATTGGACAAGACGGCTGCCGATGCGTTGCACGAAATGCTGGGTGACGAAATCGGCATGCTCGATACCGAGATCGCGAAACTTGCCCTCTACATCGAGCCTGGTGGCAAGATCGAAGAAGCGTTGGTGCGTGATATCGTCGCGGGTTGGCAAGGTAAAACGGTTTGGCAAATCACGGACGCGATTGCGACCGGAAACGCTGCCGAAGCGATTCGGCAACTCGACAAACTGTTAAGTGGCGGTCAACGCGCGATCGCTCTGCTGCCGCAAATCGCGTGGTCACTTCGTCGGCTGGGGATGGCGACCGCGATTGTCGAGCAGCGTGAACGATCGGGACGAAAGATCCAGTTGGAAGATGCGTTGTCGTCCGCCGGTTGCCGACGACCGAGCGAGATTCAACAGGCTAAACAACAATTGATCGGTATCGGCCGCGGCCGGGCCCGACAACTGTTGCCGTGGCTATTGGATGCTGACTTGCGATTGAAGGGAACGCACAGCACCGAAGGCCGTGATCGATTTCTGTTAGAGCAACTTGTGATGAAGTTGGCGAAGTCGGCCGTATAG
- a CDS encoding peroxiredoxin family protein — protein sequence MIRSLFSLAVLISAIQGIPQRVALGQDEKPGLRLPSDPRAWINSSPISVDAMRGKAIVLYFFEEGCPRCREKWPDILAAAQANQKEPVMLIAVNSGSSPEQVARYVKQQRIHVPVIMDVDRSLERMAGVNEVSLQNIWQARVIDPDGKVRRADGGDIPGTLQAASAGASWNVDPSDIPSEVMDTWRQVEFGDYASASKMVTRLTRDRRPAAKAAGEKLMSYVQQKIDTLAADAKQAEQSEDPWHAFQVYETLKGQFAGYSLPESVEQNWSKLKNDESVQTQLDAMKLWQIAQKSIQSGRTTPARVNAMMEKIIEKYPGTEAATSAQEVLGPAVPEGF from the coding sequence ATGATACGGTCGCTATTTTCACTCGCAGTGTTGATTTCCGCTATTCAGGGAATCCCACAGCGAGTCGCGTTGGGACAAGACGAGAAACCCGGCCTGCGGTTGCCCAGCGATCCACGAGCCTGGATCAATAGTTCGCCGATCTCTGTCGACGCGATGCGAGGCAAAGCGATCGTGCTGTACTTTTTCGAGGAAGGGTGCCCGCGGTGTCGCGAAAAATGGCCAGACATTTTGGCCGCCGCGCAAGCCAATCAGAAAGAACCGGTCATGTTGATCGCCGTGAACTCGGGATCATCGCCCGAGCAAGTAGCCCGGTACGTCAAGCAACAGCGGATCCATGTGCCCGTCATCATGGACGTCGATCGATCGCTGGAACGCATGGCAGGCGTCAACGAAGTCAGTTTGCAAAACATCTGGCAAGCACGCGTCATTGACCCCGATGGCAAAGTTCGACGGGCCGACGGTGGTGACATTCCCGGCACGTTGCAAGCCGCGTCTGCCGGAGCGTCTTGGAATGTCGACCCCTCCGACATACCGTCCGAAGTCATGGACACGTGGCGACAAGTCGAGTTCGGCGACTACGCGTCGGCGTCGAAAATGGTGACGCGATTAACGCGTGATCGACGCCCGGCCGCCAAGGCCGCCGGCGAGAAATTGATGTCGTATGTTCAACAAAAAATCGACACGCTGGCCGCTGATGCCAAACAAGCCGAGCAGTCCGAGGACCCTTGGCATGCCTTCCAAGTCTATGAAACGTTGAAAGGGCAATTCGCCGGCTACTCGCTTCCCGAGTCCGTCGAGCAAAACTGGTCGAAGCTGAAAAACGACGAATCGGTCCAGACACAATTGGACGCGATGAAGTTGTGGCAGATCGCTCAGAAATCGATTCAGTCCGGCCGAACCACGCCAGCCCGCGTGAATGCGATGATGGAAAAAATCATCGAGAAGTACCCGGGCACTGAAGCGGCGACATCCGCGCAAGAGGTCTTGGGGCCGGCGGTTCCCGAGGGATTTTGA
- the mnmG gene encoding tRNA uridine-5-carboxymethylaminomethyl(34) synthesis enzyme MnmG: MTAIVYHYDVVVIGAGHAGTEAAAAAARLGAKTALLTTNLDTVGQMSCNPAIGGVAKGQIVREVDAMGGLMGEAIDATGIQFRMLNRRKGPAMHSPRAQADKRAYQSYIKAKIETQHNLDLRQETVEDIVTETVGDRERIVGVKVRGDAIYRASAVVLTTGTFLQAIMHVGTAQTAGGRGGEGTTSGISGALDRLGFEVERFKTGTPARLNARTIDYSNLEEQPGDDDPQAFSFLTDKLNVQQVPCHITYTNEAVHDLVRANLDRAPIYSGQISSTGPRYCPSIEDKVVRFADKSQHQLFLEPEGHHTQEVYVNGISTSLPRDVQDQMFKKIVGLENASIMRYGYAVEYDFCPPTQLWPHLEAKSTGGLFFAGQINGTTGYEEAAGQGLIAGANAALTVAGKPTWIPTRDQAYIGVLVDDLVTAGTDEPYRMFTSRAEYRLLLRQDNADRRLTGDADALGLITADRRERFATKLEHIDRAIAILKAARIDRAPGDVYLRRPEIDWSAMCALVPELSVIDKSAAEQVVHDVKYEGYISRQKLEVEKQHRLADKRIPTSFDYQKISALRNEAREKLSKVRPLSLDQAKRISGITPADIALVMAHLDH; encoded by the coding sequence ATGACCGCTATCGTTTATCACTACGACGTCGTCGTCATCGGAGCCGGACATGCCGGGACCGAAGCGGCTGCTGCGGCGGCCCGTTTGGGCGCCAAGACGGCGCTGCTGACGACGAACTTAGACACTGTCGGTCAAATGTCGTGCAATCCGGCCATCGGTGGAGTCGCCAAGGGTCAGATCGTTCGCGAAGTCGACGCGATGGGCGGTTTGATGGGTGAAGCCATCGATGCAACGGGCATCCAATTTCGGATGCTCAACCGCCGCAAAGGCCCGGCCATGCACAGCCCCCGCGCCCAAGCCGACAAGCGGGCGTACCAGTCGTACATCAAGGCCAAGATCGAAACCCAGCACAATCTTGACCTTCGGCAAGAAACGGTCGAAGACATAGTGACCGAAACGGTCGGCGACCGTGAACGCATTGTAGGCGTCAAGGTTCGCGGCGATGCGATCTACCGAGCCTCGGCCGTCGTCCTAACCACCGGCACGTTCCTGCAAGCCATCATGCACGTCGGCACGGCGCAAACAGCCGGGGGCAGGGGAGGGGAGGGCACAACGTCGGGCATCAGCGGCGCGCTGGACCGACTCGGCTTCGAAGTCGAAAGGTTCAAGACCGGCACGCCCGCGCGCTTGAACGCGCGAACGATCGATTACTCGAACCTGGAAGAACAACCCGGCGATGACGACCCGCAAGCGTTCTCGTTCCTGACGGACAAGTTGAACGTTCAACAAGTTCCCTGTCACATCACCTACACCAATGAAGCGGTTCACGATTTGGTCCGAGCGAACCTGGATCGCGCGCCGATCTACAGCGGCCAAATCAGCTCAACCGGGCCTCGGTATTGCCCATCGATCGAAGACAAAGTCGTGCGTTTTGCTGACAAGTCGCAACACCAACTTTTCTTGGAACCCGAAGGCCATCACACGCAAGAAGTTTACGTCAACGGCATCTCGACCAGCCTGCCGCGCGACGTTCAAGATCAGATGTTCAAAAAAATTGTGGGCCTCGAGAACGCATCCATCATGCGATATGGGTATGCCGTCGAATACGACTTCTGTCCACCGACCCAGTTGTGGCCTCACTTGGAAGCCAAGTCGACCGGCGGTTTGTTCTTTGCCGGTCAAATCAACGGCACGACGGGATACGAGGAAGCCGCCGGGCAAGGGCTGATCGCCGGTGCGAATGCGGCATTAACGGTTGCCGGGAAACCGACTTGGATCCCGACTCGCGATCAAGCCTATATCGGCGTGTTGGTCGACGATTTGGTAACGGCCGGAACCGACGAGCCCTACCGAATGTTTACCAGCCGAGCCGAATACCGATTGTTGCTACGGCAAGATAACGCTGATCGTCGATTGACCGGCGATGCGGATGCCCTCGGGCTGATCACGGCCGATCGACGCGAAAGGTTCGCGACGAAACTGGAACACATCGATCGTGCGATCGCCATTTTGAAAGCGGCCCGCATCGATCGCGCGCCTGGCGACGTTTACTTGCGCCGACCCGAAATTGATTGGTCGGCGATGTGCGCGTTGGTGCCGGAATTGTCCGTGATTGATAAATCGGCCGCTGAACAAGTTGTGCACGACGTGAAGTACGAGGGGTACATCAGTCGGCAAAAATTGGAAGTCGAGAAGCAACACCGATTGGCCGATAAGCGAATCCCCACATCGTTCGATTACCAGAAAATTTCAGCGCTGCGAAACGAGGCACGCGAAAAGCTATCGAAGGTCCGACCGTTGTCCTTGGACCAAGCCAAACGCATCAGCGGAATCACACCGGCCGATATCGCATTGGTGATGGCGCACCTGGATCATTAG